In Acinetobacter sp. C32I, one genomic interval encodes:
- a CDS encoding AraC family transcriptional regulator codes for MKDPYGLSKATIPISYAHLLLEIMVEKGFSASEILYQSKIPSALLHQVDARITPIQWSKLAWVSLGLAQDCGLGYEYGLKLRLTAHGPMGYALMSSPSLKHAIALASQFFNMRLKDYRIDCYQENLVSVIEIQQTHPVVSQQLVQAEILRRFFYECLMIGVVHTAQALAEHDFSDVELHVDWAEPPYHQKFQPQLPSIRFNQTHNQIRYPAAILNLCTKMADPTAFQQALAQCEAEQIRFSETIQDIGLRVKTELQLTPQKGYPSLDSIAERLHTSSRTLRRKLDQAGYSYLGLLDEVRYQQAKQLLLNPHMEVQDIALYLGYLQPANFARAFKKWSGLTPSQFRQTQT; via the coding sequence ATGAAAGATCCCTATGGCTTGTCCAAAGCGACTATCCCGATTTCTTATGCACATTTATTATTAGAAATCATGGTTGAAAAAGGCTTTTCTGCTTCCGAAATTCTATACCAAAGCAAAATACCGTCAGCACTTCTACATCAGGTCGATGCCCGAATCACCCCGATTCAGTGGTCTAAATTGGCATGGGTCAGTTTAGGGCTGGCGCAAGACTGTGGTCTGGGATATGAATATGGGCTGAAACTTCGTTTAACTGCGCATGGTCCAATGGGTTATGCCCTAATGAGCAGCCCCTCGCTCAAACATGCTATTGCCTTGGCCAGTCAATTTTTTAATATGCGGCTCAAAGATTATCGCATTGATTGTTACCAAGAAAATCTCGTTTCAGTTATTGAAATTCAGCAAACCCATCCCGTGGTCAGTCAGCAGCTTGTGCAAGCCGAAATACTGAGACGTTTCTTTTATGAATGCCTGATGATTGGCGTGGTTCACACAGCACAGGCCTTGGCTGAGCATGATTTTTCGGATGTTGAACTGCATGTCGACTGGGCTGAACCGCCCTACCATCAAAAATTTCAGCCCCAACTTCCAAGCATTCGCTTTAATCAAACTCACAATCAAATTCGTTATCCTGCTGCCATCCTTAACCTCTGCACCAAAATGGCAGATCCAACGGCTTTTCAACAGGCCTTGGCCCAATGTGAAGCCGAACAAATCCGTTTTTCCGAAACCATTCAAGATATTGGACTCAGGGTCAAAACCGAGTTGCAGCTCACTCCACAAAAAGGCTACCCGAGTTTAGATAGCATTGCCGAACGCTTGCATACCTCCAGCAGAACCCTAAGACGAAAGTTAGATCAAGCAGGTTATTCTTATCTGGGGTTATTAGATGAAGTCAGATATCAACAGGCCAAACAGCTGTTACTCAATCCACACATGGAAGTACAGGATATTGCACTGTACTTAGGCTATCTACAACCGGCCAACTTTGCCCGTGCCTTTAAGAAATGGAGTGGGCTTACACCCAGTCAATTTCGTCAAACTCAAACTTAA